The following proteins come from a genomic window of Rutidosis leptorrhynchoides isolate AG116_Rl617_1_P2 chromosome 10, CSIRO_AGI_Rlap_v1, whole genome shotgun sequence:
- the LOC139872974 gene encoding uncharacterized protein, producing the protein MPFSLSQRIDLAKTYEDKLSDKSGYSSWLNRGSGILPLPSNSRSNDSNVLKAQPARNPRFVRQLFDMERAKKEAKGECYNCYEKWHRNHKCAVLHILDLEDEDDAIAAQQLIPCDEENNCYHQYGQPAISLHALWGQSNPRALRTFRMEESLSGKKIQLMINSGSSHNYIQE; encoded by the coding sequence ATGCCATTTTCATTAAGCCAACGAATTGATTTGGCTAAAACGTATGAAGATAAATTGAGTGACAAGTCTGGGTATAGTTCTTGGCTGAATAGAGGCAGTGGTATTTTACCACTTCCAAGTAATAGCAGAAGTAATGACTCCAATGTGTTGAAAGCACAACCTGCACGAAATCCAAGATTTGTTAGGCAATTATTTGATATGGAAAGGGCAAAGAAAGAGGCAAAAGGAGAGTGCTATAATTGTTATGAGAAGTGGCATCGAAATCATAAATGTGCAGTGTTGCatattttagatttagaagatgaagatgatgctaTTGCTGCACAACAGTTAATACCTTGTGATGAGGAGAACAATTGTTATCATCAGTATGGGCAGCCCGCTATTAGTTTACATGCTTTATGGGGGCAATCTAACCCACGAGCACTTAGAACATTTAGAATGGAAGAATCACTAAGTGGTAAAAAGATACAACTTATGATTAATAGTGGTAGCAGCCATAATTATATTCAAGAATGA
- the LOC139871999 gene encoding probable WRKY transcription factor 4, with protein sequence MSEKRGVSISVPSTRPSITLPARSTVDNLFTGSGGGGTDASPGPMTLVANFFSENDPESDCRSFSQLLSGAVLSPAEVPDRRPTTSMNLFSDRKESVGGGSVDFKFGNNGRPVSLAVSQPAMFTIPPGMSPACLLDSPGFFPQIQASLGLSHQQALPQITSQAAQVHAQSHTQTPQIQSFNSNVTTYPRLPPAIPDYNPAKESSSDNRYQSSSIVVDKPADDGYNWRKYGQKQVKGSEYPRSYYKCTHSNCPVKKQVERSVEGLVTEIIYKGQHNHQPPEPKRGKDGNNVNSSQYEQGFDGQTSNYSQRSMHLTMKDESSQATYAHSGSSDSEEVGNDVTRGDERHEDEPQAKRRNSDVRGSDSVASHRTVTEPRIIVQTTSEIDLLDDGYRWRKYGQKVVKGNPHPRSYYKCTSQGCNVRKHVERAASDPKAVITTYEGKHTHDVPAAKNSSHNMVNSTSQLQPPNYASTGVHSLTRRPDYPNHQQPPTTGLLQFKEEQIT encoded by the exons atgagtGAAAAAAGGGGAGTATCGATATCAGTACCGTCAACACGGCCGTCGATTACACTTCCGGCACGTTCCACCGTCGACAATTTATTTACCGGCAGCGGTGGCGGTGGTACGGATGCAAGTCCAGGACCGATGACGTTAGTTGCGAACTTCTTCTCGGAGAATGATCCGGAATCCGATTGTCGGTCGTTTTCTCAGTTGTTATCCGGAGCTGTGTTATCGCCCGCGGAGGTACCTGACCGGAGACCGACGACTAGTATGAATTTGTTCTCTGATCGTAAGGAGTCTGTTGGCGGTGGAAGCGTTGACTTTAAGTTCGGTAATAATGGACGGCCGGTGAGTTTGGCGGTTAGTCAACCGGCGATGTTTACTATACCGCCGGGAATGAGTCCGGCTTGTTTGCTTGATTCTCCTGGTTTTTTTCCTCAAATTCAG GCCTCTCTTGGACTGTCTCACCAGCAAGCATTACCTCAGATTACATCACAAGCTGCACAAGTGCATGCTCAATCGCATACCCAAACACCTCAAATTCAATCATTCAATTCTAACGTAACGACATACCCACGCCTTCCACCCGCAATTCCGGACTATAATCCCGCAAAAGAATCGTCTTCCGATAACCGTTACCAATCTTCGTCTATAGTAGTTGATAAGCCCGCTGATGATGGTTACAACTGGCGAAAATACGGGCAGAAACAGGTTAAGGGAAGTGAGTACCCTCGAAGTTATTACAAATGCACTCATTCTAATTGTCCCGTTAAAAAGCAAGTTGAACGGTCTGTTGAGGGTTTAGTGACGGAAATTATCTATAAAGGTCAACACAATCATCAACCACCTGAACCAAAACGGGGAAAAGATGGAAACAACGTTAATTCAAGTCAGTATGAACAAGGATTCGACGGTCAAACTAGTAATTATAGTCAAAGGTCAATGCATTTGACCATGAAAGATGAATCTAGTCAAGCTACGTATGCACATTCGGGATCAAGTGATAGCGAAGAAGTTGGTAATGATGTTACTAGAGGAGATGAGAGACATGAAGATGAACCTCAAGCGAAAAGGAG GAATAGTGACGTAAGGGGCTCAGACTCAGTTGCATCACACCGAACAGTTACCGAACCACGAATCATAGTTCAAACAACAAGCGAAATTGATCTTCTTGATGATGGTTACCGATGGCGCAAGTATGGACAGAAAGTTGTTAAAGGAAATCCTCATCCAAG GAGTTATTACAAGTGCACTAGCCAAGGTTGTAACGTCCGCAAACATGTCGAAAGAGCTGCAAGTGATCCAAAAGCCGTAATAACAACATACGAGGGGAAACACACACATGATGTACCAGCAGCTAAAAACAGCAGCCATAATATGGTCAACTCCACTTCTCAACTTCAGCCACCCAATTATGCATCGACAGGTGTACATTCTCTAACCCGAAGACCAGATTATCCGAACCATCAACAACCACCAACTACCGGACTTCTACAGTTTAAAGAAGAACAAATAACATAG
- the LOC139870656 gene encoding uncharacterized protein, which translates to MKARDAKEIIEKKGVSSKKQMIAKAVENKSSSSKEKSSSESEEQKEELKKPVAVAAATKKAESSDECVAKKAESFHLISSKEDEPTLAKKAAKVEEESFDEEPAKPVAVAAKKKAESSDESAKKAEISNMAGNKISPTTETHPKWSNGLKTIYQM; encoded by the exons ATGAAGG CAAGAGATGCAAAGGAGATAATTGAGAAGAAAGGTGTGAGTAGTAAGAAACAAATGATAGCTAAAGCTGTTGAAAATAAGAGCAGTTCTTCTAAAGAAAAAAGCTCATCTGAATCTGAGGAACAAAAG GAGGAACTAAAGAAGCCAGTTGCTGTTGCAGCAGCCACAAAGAAGGCTGAATCAAGTGATGAATGTGTTGCAAAGAAAGCTGAGAGTTTCCATTTAATTAGCTCTAAAGAA GACGAACCAACTCTTGCGAAAAAAGCTGCCAAAGTTGAAGAGGAAAGTTTCGATGAAGAACCAGCAAAGCCAGTTGCTGTTGCAGCCAAAAAGAAGGCTGAATCAAGTGATGAATCTGCGAAAAAAGCTGAGATTTCTAATATGGCAGGAAATAAGATTAGCCCAACAACAGAGACACATCCCAAATGGTCAAATGGTCTAAAGACTATCTATCAAATGTAG